From Pan troglodytes isolate AG18354 chromosome 11, NHGRI_mPanTro3-v2.0_pri, whole genome shotgun sequence, the proteins below share one genomic window:
- the VCP gene encoding transitional endoplasmic reticulum ATPase (The RefSeq protein has 1 substitution compared to this genomic sequence), with translation MASGADSKGDDLSTAILKQKNRPNRLIVDEAINEDNSVVSLSQPKMDELQLFRGDTVLLKGKKRREAVCIVLSDDTCSDEKIRMNRVVRNNLRVRLGDVISIQPCPDVKYGKRIHVLPIDDTVEGITGNLFEVYLKPYFLEAYRPIRKGDIFLVRGGMRAVEFKVVETDHSPYCIVAPDTVIHCEGEPIKREDEEESLNEVGYDDIGGCRKQLAQIKEMVELPLRHPALFKAIGVKPPRGILLYGPPGTGKTLIARAVANETGAFFFLINGPEIMSKLAGESESNLRKAFEEAEKNAPAIIFIDELDAIAPKREKTHGEVERRIVSQLLTLMDGLKQRAHVIVMAATNRPNSIDPALRRFGRFDREVDIGIPDATGRLEILQIHTKNMKLADDVDLEQVANETHGHVGADLAALCSEAALQAIRKKMDLIDLEDETIDAEVMNSLAVTMDDFRWALSQSNPSALRETVVEVPQVTWEDIGGLEDVKRELQELVQYPVEHPDKFLKFGMTPSKGVLFYGPPGCGKTLLAKAIANECQANFISIKGPELLTMWFGESEANVREIFDKARQAAPCVLFFDELDSIAKARGGNIGDGGGAADRVINQILTEMDGMSTKKNVFIIGATNRPDIIDPAILRPGRLDQLIYIPLPDEKSRVAILKANLRKSPVAKDVDLEFLAKMTNGFSGADLTEICQRACKLAIRESIESEIRRERERQTNPSAMEVEEDDPVPEIRRDHFEEAMRFARRSVSDNDIRKYEMFAQTLQQSRGFGSFRFPSGNQGGAGPSQGSGGGTGGSVYTEDNDDDLYG, from the exons TTCAAAAGGTGATGACCTGTCAACAGCCATTCTCAAGCAGAAGAACCGTCCCAATCGGTTAATTGTTGATGAAGCCATCAATGAGGACAACAGTGTGGTGTCCTTGTCCCAG CCCAAGATGGATGAATTGCAGTTGTTCCGAGGTGACACAGTGTTgctgaaaggaaagaagagacgAGAAGCTGTTTGCATCGTCCTTTCTGATGATACTTGTTCTGATGAGAAGATTCGGATGAATAGAGTTGTTCGGAATAACCTTCGTGTACGCCTAGGGGATGTCATCAG CATCCAGCCATGCCCTGATGTGAAGTACGGCAAACGTATCCATGTGCTGCCCATTGATGACACGGTGGAAGGCATTACTGGTAATCTCTTTGAGGTATACCTTAAGCCATACTTCCTGGAAGCGTATCGACCCATCCGGAAAG GAGACATTTTTCTTGTCCGTGGTGGGATGCGTGCTGTGGAGTTCAAAGTGGTGGAAACAGATCCTAGCCCTTATTGCATTGTTGCTCCAGACACAGTGATCCACTGCGAAGGGGAGCCTATCAAACGAGAG GATGAGGAAGAGTCCTTGAATGAAGTAGGTTATGATGACATTGGTGGCTGCAGGAAGCAGCTAGCTCAGATCAAGGAGATGGTGGAACTGCCCCTGAGACATCCTGCCCTCTTTAAGGCAATTGGTGTGAAG CCTCCTAGAGGAATCCTGCTTTACGGACCTCCTGGAACAGGAAAGACCCTGATTGCTCGAGCTGTAGCAAATGAGACTGGAGCCTTCTTCTTCTTGATTAATG GTCCTGAGATCATGAGCAAATTGGCTGGTGAGTCTGAGAGCAACCTTCGCAAAGCCTTTGAGGAGGCTGAGAAGAATGCTCCTGCCATCATCTTCATTGATGAGCTGGATGCCATCGCTCCCAAAAGAGAGAAA ACTCATGGCGAGGTGGAGCGGCGCATTGTATCACAGTTGTTGACTCTCATGGATGGCCTAAAGCAGAGAGCACATGTGATTGTTATGGCAGCAACCAACAGACCCAACAGCATTGACCCAGCTCTACGGCGATTTG GTCGCTTTGACAGGGAGGTAGATATTGGAATTCCTGATGCTACAGGACGCTTAGAGATTCTTCAGATCCATACCAAGAACATGAAGCTGGCAGATGATGTGGACCTGGAACAG GTAGCCAATGAGACTCACGGGCATGTGGGTGCTGACTTAGCAGCCCTGTGCTCAGAGGCTGCTCTGCAAGCCATCCGCAAGAAGATGGATCTCATTGACCTAGAGGATGAGACCATTGATGCCGAGGTCATGAACTCCCTAGCAGTTACTATGGATGACTTCCGG TGGGCCTTGAGCCAGAGTAACCCATCAGCACTGCGGGAAACCGTGGTAGAAGTGCCACAGGTAACCTGGGAAGACATCGGGGGCCTAGAGGATGTCAAACGTGAGCTACAGGAGCTGGTCCAG TATCCTGTGGAGCACCCAGACAAATTCCTGAAGTTTGGCATGACACCCTCCAAGGGAGTTCTGTTCTATGGACCTCCTGGCTGTGGGAAAACTTTGTTGGCCAAAGCCATTGCTAATGAATGCCAGGCCAACTTCATCTCCATCAAGGGTCCTGAGCTTCTCACCATGTGGTTTGGGGAGTCTGAGGCCAATGTCAGAGAAATCTTTGACAAG GCCCGCCAAGCTGCCCCCTGTGTGCTATTCTTTGATGAGCTGGATTCGATTGCCAAGGCTCGTGGAGGTAACATTGGAGATGGTGGTGGGGCTGCTGACCGAGTCATCAACCAGATCCTGACAGAAATGGATGGCATGtccacaaaaaaaaatgtgttcatcATTGGCGCTACCAACCGGCCTGACATCATTGATCCTGCCATCCTCAGACCTGGCCGTCTTGATCAGCTCATCTACATCCCACTTCCTGATGAGAAGTCCCGTGTTGCCATCCTCAAGGCTAACCTGCGCAAGTCCCCAGTTGCCAAG GATGTGGACTTGGAGTTCCTGGCTAAAATGACTAATGGCTTCTCTGGAGCTGACCTGACAGAGATTTGCCAGCGTGCTTGCAAGCTGGCCATCCGTGAATCCATCGAGAGTGAGATTAGGCGAGAACGAGAGAGGCAGACAAACCCATCAGCCATG GAGGTAGAAGAGGATGATCCAGTGCCTGAGATCCGTCGAGATCACTTTGAAGAAGCCATGCGCTTTGCGCGCCGTTCTGTCAGTGACAATGACATTCGGAAGTATGAGATGTTTGCCCAGACCCTTCAGCAGAGTCGGGGCTTTGGCAGCTTCAG ATTCCCTTCAGGGAACCAGGGTGGAGCTGGCCCCAGTCAGGGCAGTGGAGGCGGCACAGGTGGCAGTGTATACACAGAAGACAATGATGATGACCTGTATGGCTAA
- the VCP gene encoding transitional endoplasmic reticulum ATPase isoform X1: MDELQLFRGDTVLLKGKKRREAVCIVLSDDTCSDEKIRMNRVVRNNLRVRLGDVISIQPCPDVKYGKRIHVLPIDDTVEGITGNLFEVYLKPYFLEAYRPIRKGDIFLVRGGMRAVEFKVVETDPSPYCIVAPDTVIHCEGEPIKREDEEESLNEVGYDDIGGCRKQLAQIKEMVELPLRHPALFKAIGVKPPRGILLYGPPGTGKTLIARAVANETGAFFFLINGPEIMSKLAGESESNLRKAFEEAEKNAPAIIFIDELDAIAPKREKTHGEVERRIVSQLLTLMDGLKQRAHVIVMAATNRPNSIDPALRRFGRFDREVDIGIPDATGRLEILQIHTKNMKLADDVDLEQVANETHGHVGADLAALCSEAALQAIRKKMDLIDLEDETIDAEVMNSLAVTMDDFRWALSQSNPSALRETVVEVPQVTWEDIGGLEDVKRELQELVQYPVEHPDKFLKFGMTPSKGVLFYGPPGCGKTLLAKAIANECQANFISIKGPELLTMWFGESEANVREIFDKARQAAPCVLFFDELDSIAKARGGNIGDGGGAADRVINQILTEMDGMSTKKNVFIIGATNRPDIIDPAILRPGRLDQLIYIPLPDEKSRVAILKANLRKSPVAKDVDLEFLAKMTNGFSGADLTEICQRACKLAIRESIESEIRRERERQTNPSAMEVEEDDPVPEIRRDHFEEAMRFARRSVSDNDIRKYEMFAQTLQQSRGFGSFRFPSGNQGGAGPSQGSGGGTGGSVYTEDNDDDLYG, from the exons ATGGATGAATTGCAGTTGTTCCGAGGTGACACAGTGTTgctgaaaggaaagaagagacgAGAAGCTGTTTGCATCGTCCTTTCTGATGATACTTGTTCTGATGAGAAGATTCGGATGAATAGAGTTGTTCGGAATAACCTTCGTGTACGCCTAGGGGATGTCATCAG CATCCAGCCATGCCCTGATGTGAAGTACGGCAAACGTATCCATGTGCTGCCCATTGATGACACGGTGGAAGGCATTACTGGTAATCTCTTTGAGGTATACCTTAAGCCATACTTCCTGGAAGCGTATCGACCCATCCGGAAAG GAGACATTTTTCTTGTCCGTGGTGGGATGCGTGCTGTGGAGTTCAAAGTGGTGGAAACAGATCCTAGCCCTTATTGCATTGTTGCTCCAGACACAGTGATCCACTGCGAAGGGGAGCCTATCAAACGAGAG GATGAGGAAGAGTCCTTGAATGAAGTAGGTTATGATGACATTGGTGGCTGCAGGAAGCAGCTAGCTCAGATCAAGGAGATGGTGGAACTGCCCCTGAGACATCCTGCCCTCTTTAAGGCAATTGGTGTGAAG CCTCCTAGAGGAATCCTGCTTTACGGACCTCCTGGAACAGGAAAGACCCTGATTGCTCGAGCTGTAGCAAATGAGACTGGAGCCTTCTTCTTCTTGATTAATG GTCCTGAGATCATGAGCAAATTGGCTGGTGAGTCTGAGAGCAACCTTCGCAAAGCCTTTGAGGAGGCTGAGAAGAATGCTCCTGCCATCATCTTCATTGATGAGCTGGATGCCATCGCTCCCAAAAGAGAGAAA ACTCATGGCGAGGTGGAGCGGCGCATTGTATCACAGTTGTTGACTCTCATGGATGGCCTAAAGCAGAGAGCACATGTGATTGTTATGGCAGCAACCAACAGACCCAACAGCATTGACCCAGCTCTACGGCGATTTG GTCGCTTTGACAGGGAGGTAGATATTGGAATTCCTGATGCTACAGGACGCTTAGAGATTCTTCAGATCCATACCAAGAACATGAAGCTGGCAGATGATGTGGACCTGGAACAG GTAGCCAATGAGACTCACGGGCATGTGGGTGCTGACTTAGCAGCCCTGTGCTCAGAGGCTGCTCTGCAAGCCATCCGCAAGAAGATGGATCTCATTGACCTAGAGGATGAGACCATTGATGCCGAGGTCATGAACTCCCTAGCAGTTACTATGGATGACTTCCGG TGGGCCTTGAGCCAGAGTAACCCATCAGCACTGCGGGAAACCGTGGTAGAAGTGCCACAGGTAACCTGGGAAGACATCGGGGGCCTAGAGGATGTCAAACGTGAGCTACAGGAGCTGGTCCAG TATCCTGTGGAGCACCCAGACAAATTCCTGAAGTTTGGCATGACACCCTCCAAGGGAGTTCTGTTCTATGGACCTCCTGGCTGTGGGAAAACTTTGTTGGCCAAAGCCATTGCTAATGAATGCCAGGCCAACTTCATCTCCATCAAGGGTCCTGAGCTTCTCACCATGTGGTTTGGGGAGTCTGAGGCCAATGTCAGAGAAATCTTTGACAAG GCCCGCCAAGCTGCCCCCTGTGTGCTATTCTTTGATGAGCTGGATTCGATTGCCAAGGCTCGTGGAGGTAACATTGGAGATGGTGGTGGGGCTGCTGACCGAGTCATCAACCAGATCCTGACAGAAATGGATGGCATGtccacaaaaaaaaatgtgttcatcATTGGCGCTACCAACCGGCCTGACATCATTGATCCTGCCATCCTCAGACCTGGCCGTCTTGATCAGCTCATCTACATCCCACTTCCTGATGAGAAGTCCCGTGTTGCCATCCTCAAGGCTAACCTGCGCAAGTCCCCAGTTGCCAAG GATGTGGACTTGGAGTTCCTGGCTAAAATGACTAATGGCTTCTCTGGAGCTGACCTGACAGAGATTTGCCAGCGTGCTTGCAAGCTGGCCATCCGTGAATCCATCGAGAGTGAGATTAGGCGAGAACGAGAGAGGCAGACAAACCCATCAGCCATG GAGGTAGAAGAGGATGATCCAGTGCCTGAGATCCGTCGAGATCACTTTGAAGAAGCCATGCGCTTTGCGCGCCGTTCTGTCAGTGACAATGACATTCGGAAGTATGAGATGTTTGCCCAGACCCTTCAGCAGAGTCGGGGCTTTGGCAGCTTCAG ATTCCCTTCAGGGAACCAGGGTGGAGCTGGCCCCAGTCAGGGCAGTGGAGGCGGCACAGGTGGCAGTGTATACACAGAAGACAATGATGATGACCTGTATGGCTAA
- the VCP gene encoding transitional endoplasmic reticulum ATPase isoform X2: MRAVEFKVVETDPSPYCIVAPDTVIHCEGEPIKREDEEESLNEVGYDDIGGCRKQLAQIKEMVELPLRHPALFKAIGVKPPRGILLYGPPGTGKTLIARAVANETGAFFFLINGPEIMSKLAGESESNLRKAFEEAEKNAPAIIFIDELDAIAPKREKTHGEVERRIVSQLLTLMDGLKQRAHVIVMAATNRPNSIDPALRRFGRFDREVDIGIPDATGRLEILQIHTKNMKLADDVDLEQVANETHGHVGADLAALCSEAALQAIRKKMDLIDLEDETIDAEVMNSLAVTMDDFRWALSQSNPSALRETVVEVPQVTWEDIGGLEDVKRELQELVQYPVEHPDKFLKFGMTPSKGVLFYGPPGCGKTLLAKAIANECQANFISIKGPELLTMWFGESEANVREIFDKARQAAPCVLFFDELDSIAKARGGNIGDGGGAADRVINQILTEMDGMSTKKNVFIIGATNRPDIIDPAILRPGRLDQLIYIPLPDEKSRVAILKANLRKSPVAKDVDLEFLAKMTNGFSGADLTEICQRACKLAIRESIESEIRRERERQTNPSAMEVEEDDPVPEIRRDHFEEAMRFARRSVSDNDIRKYEMFAQTLQQSRGFGSFRFPSGNQGGAGPSQGSGGGTGGSVYTEDNDDDLYG, from the exons ATGCGTGCTGTGGAGTTCAAAGTGGTGGAAACAGATCCTAGCCCTTATTGCATTGTTGCTCCAGACACAGTGATCCACTGCGAAGGGGAGCCTATCAAACGAGAG GATGAGGAAGAGTCCTTGAATGAAGTAGGTTATGATGACATTGGTGGCTGCAGGAAGCAGCTAGCTCAGATCAAGGAGATGGTGGAACTGCCCCTGAGACATCCTGCCCTCTTTAAGGCAATTGGTGTGAAG CCTCCTAGAGGAATCCTGCTTTACGGACCTCCTGGAACAGGAAAGACCCTGATTGCTCGAGCTGTAGCAAATGAGACTGGAGCCTTCTTCTTCTTGATTAATG GTCCTGAGATCATGAGCAAATTGGCTGGTGAGTCTGAGAGCAACCTTCGCAAAGCCTTTGAGGAGGCTGAGAAGAATGCTCCTGCCATCATCTTCATTGATGAGCTGGATGCCATCGCTCCCAAAAGAGAGAAA ACTCATGGCGAGGTGGAGCGGCGCATTGTATCACAGTTGTTGACTCTCATGGATGGCCTAAAGCAGAGAGCACATGTGATTGTTATGGCAGCAACCAACAGACCCAACAGCATTGACCCAGCTCTACGGCGATTTG GTCGCTTTGACAGGGAGGTAGATATTGGAATTCCTGATGCTACAGGACGCTTAGAGATTCTTCAGATCCATACCAAGAACATGAAGCTGGCAGATGATGTGGACCTGGAACAG GTAGCCAATGAGACTCACGGGCATGTGGGTGCTGACTTAGCAGCCCTGTGCTCAGAGGCTGCTCTGCAAGCCATCCGCAAGAAGATGGATCTCATTGACCTAGAGGATGAGACCATTGATGCCGAGGTCATGAACTCCCTAGCAGTTACTATGGATGACTTCCGG TGGGCCTTGAGCCAGAGTAACCCATCAGCACTGCGGGAAACCGTGGTAGAAGTGCCACAGGTAACCTGGGAAGACATCGGGGGCCTAGAGGATGTCAAACGTGAGCTACAGGAGCTGGTCCAG TATCCTGTGGAGCACCCAGACAAATTCCTGAAGTTTGGCATGACACCCTCCAAGGGAGTTCTGTTCTATGGACCTCCTGGCTGTGGGAAAACTTTGTTGGCCAAAGCCATTGCTAATGAATGCCAGGCCAACTTCATCTCCATCAAGGGTCCTGAGCTTCTCACCATGTGGTTTGGGGAGTCTGAGGCCAATGTCAGAGAAATCTTTGACAAG GCCCGCCAAGCTGCCCCCTGTGTGCTATTCTTTGATGAGCTGGATTCGATTGCCAAGGCTCGTGGAGGTAACATTGGAGATGGTGGTGGGGCTGCTGACCGAGTCATCAACCAGATCCTGACAGAAATGGATGGCATGtccacaaaaaaaaatgtgttcatcATTGGCGCTACCAACCGGCCTGACATCATTGATCCTGCCATCCTCAGACCTGGCCGTCTTGATCAGCTCATCTACATCCCACTTCCTGATGAGAAGTCCCGTGTTGCCATCCTCAAGGCTAACCTGCGCAAGTCCCCAGTTGCCAAG GATGTGGACTTGGAGTTCCTGGCTAAAATGACTAATGGCTTCTCTGGAGCTGACCTGACAGAGATTTGCCAGCGTGCTTGCAAGCTGGCCATCCGTGAATCCATCGAGAGTGAGATTAGGCGAGAACGAGAGAGGCAGACAAACCCATCAGCCATG GAGGTAGAAGAGGATGATCCAGTGCCTGAGATCCGTCGAGATCACTTTGAAGAAGCCATGCGCTTTGCGCGCCGTTCTGTCAGTGACAATGACATTCGGAAGTATGAGATGTTTGCCCAGACCCTTCAGCAGAGTCGGGGCTTTGGCAGCTTCAG ATTCCCTTCAGGGAACCAGGGTGGAGCTGGCCCCAGTCAGGGCAGTGGAGGCGGCACAGGTGGCAGTGTATACACAGAAGACAATGATGATGACCTGTATGGCTAA